The following nucleotide sequence is from Candidatus Poribacteria bacterium.
AAAGAGACCATCGGGACACCGCCAACACCAAGCGTTATTAGCGAGGAGCCACATGGAAAAATTATTGCTCTCAGTTTGCTCCTCGCGTTTCTTTGGGGCGGGAATTCGCCCTCCATAAAAATCGGCTTGGAAGATTTCCCGCCAATGGCGCTGGCGTTCCTCCGTTTCGTGATTGGGCTTGTCGTTATTGGAGGGTGGGCAGTCTATCGCGGTGTCTCACTTCGCTTGCGCAAGGGTGAACTCCCTCGATTGCTGTTGCTCACAACAATCTTCATCCTCCAAATTATCTGCTTAAACACCGGCACCCTCTACACGACAGCCTCCCGCTCCACCATCTTCATTAACGTCTATCCGTTTTTCACTGCGCTGTTTGCGCATTTCTGGATTCCCGGCGAACGCCTCTCTGTTCCAAAGACCTTGGGGATTATAGTCGCCTTCAGTGGTGTTTTCGTAACGGTTGCCCCGAACCTCGGAGAAGGTGAAACGAGCGTCCTCGGCGACATCATTGTGCTTGTAAGCGGATGTTTTTTAGGACTCCGCGTCGTCGTGACGAAACTGCTCATCCAATCTATCCACCCCTATCGACTCTTGGCGTGGCTGCTCACCTTGAGTCTCCCGTGTTATGTCGCCATGAGTCTACTTTTTGAGCGTGGACTGCCGATGCAACTGACACTCAGAAGTAGTGCCGCGTTGCTTTATCAAGGGGGTGTTATCGCGGGTTTCTGTTTTCTGGCGTGGACTTCAGTGCTTGAAAGGTATAGTGCGAGTAAACTCGTTGTGCTCTTTTTCGCGACGCCATTGTCGGGAGTTGTGTTTAGCTACGTGTTTTTAGGGGACGAGTTGACGCTTAGCTTATTGGTAGGTGCCGTTCTCGTGGCAGCTGGGATTTATCTGGTGAATATGCGGCGTTGATTATTCTTCGGGCCATTCAAGAAGTTCCGTCCAAACCGTCCAAGAATTTACCACCATGTTTTCATCAATAGCTTTTATACGCATCCTAAGAAGATAGAACTTTGAATAGTCGTATCCATCAGGGAGAGATAAATCTTCGGGCTGAAATAACTCATCTTTTATGTAGAGTACCCAAAACGATACGAAACCCCTACCAACTCGCAGGGAAGCTGTAACATAGTGAGATGCATCCGCTAAGAATTGCTTTCTGAAATTCGTGATAACTGGAGCCTTAACACGGATAGTTACGACCCTACCTACGTAGGTGTTTCTCGCGTTCTCTGGATCTACTTCTATGTCCTTAGCCATCTTAGCAAAGGTCAGAGTCTCTCTATCATGTTTGCTCGGTTCGCCGACTTGTTTAGGGACACATGCCATTAGCGTAGATAGCATGAAAACCCCGATTATCGCTAAATACTTCACGTAGATGCTCCTTTGTAAGCAAAAAATCTTTTTTATGTTGTTGGTATACTGTGTCGGCTTAGGTGCGGTTCAACTGACGGCTCTATTCACCAAACCCGAACCGGACTATCAGCGTCATAACGCCTAAGTTGCTGGC
It contains:
- a CDS encoding DMT family transporter, producing the protein MSRKETIGTPPTPSVISEEPHGKIIALSLLLAFLWGGNSPSIKIGLEDFPPMALAFLRFVIGLVVIGGWAVYRGVSLRLRKGELPRLLLLTTIFILQIICLNTGTLYTTASRSTIFINVYPFFTALFAHFWIPGERLSVPKTLGIIVAFSGVFVTVAPNLGEGETSVLGDIIVLVSGCFLGLRVVVTKLLIQSIHPYRLLAWLLTLSLPCYVAMSLLFERGLPMQLTLRSSAALLYQGGVIAGFCFLAWTSVLERYSASKLVVLFFATPLSGVVFSYVFLGDELTLSLLVGAVLVAAGIYLVNMRR